The following are encoded in a window of Thunnus albacares chromosome 9, fThuAlb1.1, whole genome shotgun sequence genomic DNA:
- the mfsd12b gene encoding major facilitator superfamily domain-containing protein 12 — translation MEQSVPADRSLPVHRRVCYAAGHFLNDLCASMWFTYLLVYLHSVLGFQSTSAGVMLLIGQIADGVCTPLVGYESDRTPGSGRHGKRKTWHLLGTICVLLSFPFIFNPCLPCTDNTARWAQIVYFSPFIIIFQFGWAATQISHLSLIPELVSSESAKVELTAYRYAFTVVANITVYAVAWLLFHFQAQHNVDPSVSDSLGPADIPLFRTLSLIMLGIGALFSLIFHVGTKEAASGSERETQLLTPSSSHEVLPPPVFKWKHWLKEPSFYQVAFLYMCTRLIVNLSQTYISVYLTNSLMLPKNFIATIPLVMYVSGFVCSLAMKPVSKIIGISMMYLVGLLLVLCFAIWVFVDKKMGAESIYGAAVLLGAGSATILVMSLSMTATLIGEQTQSGAFVYGSMSLTDKVANGVGVILIQSIRPCSTESCCPACVWFYRDVMAAVTGGVALAAAICLFSIIIQPIKIQKN, via the exons ATGGAGCAGTCTGTGCCTGCGGATCGGTCTTTACCAGTCCACAGGCGGGTTTGTTACGCAGCGGGACACTTTCTGAACGACCTGTGCGCCTCTATGTGGTTCACATATCTGCTGGTCTACCTGCACTCCGTGCTCGGCTTCCAGAGCACCTCTGCAGGTGTGATGCTGCTCATCGGGCAAATAGCAGATGGAGTCTGCACGCCGCTGGTTGGATATGAATCCGACAGGACGCCTGGCAGCGGGAGACACGGCAAGAGAAAGACATGGCATTTATTGG GAACCATCTGTGTTCTCCTGTCTTTCCCCTTCATTTTTAACCCCTGCCTGCCCTGCACCGACAACACCGCTCGGTGGGCCCAGATCGTTTACTTCTCccccttcatcatcatcttccagTTCGGCTGGGCGGCCACTCAGATCTCCCACCTCTCCCTCATCCCAGAGCTGGTGTCCAGCGAGAGCGCCAAGGTGGAGCTCACTGCGTACAG GTACGCGTTCACTGTCGTGGCCAATATCACTGTGTACGCCGTGGCCTGGCTGCTCTTTCACTTCCAGGCGCAGCACAATGTGGACCCATCTGTCTCAGACAGCCTGGGCCCGGCGGACATCCCTCTGTTCAGG ACGCTGTCCCTGATCATGCTGGGCATCGGGGCGTTGTTCTCCCTCATATTCCATGTCGGCACAAAAGAGGCTGCATCaggctcagagagagagactcagcTGCTCACGCCATCCTCCTCGCACGAGGTTTTGCCTCCTCCTGTGTTCAAGTGGAAGCACTGGCTGAAGGAGCCGTCCTTCTACCAG GTGGCTTTCCTGTACATGTGCACAAGACTAATAGTCAACTTGTCCCAGACTTACATCTCAGTTTATCTCACTAACTCACTGATGTTACCAAAG aACTTCATCGCCACCATACCGCTGGTGATGTATGTCAGCGGCTTCGTGTGCTCTCTGGCCATGAAGCCGGTCAGCAAGATCATAGGCATCAGT ATGATGTATTTAGTTGGGCTGCTGTTGGTGCTTTGCTTCGCTATCTGGGTGTTTGTGGACAAGAAAATGGGAGCTGAGAGCATCTACGGCGCGGCGGTGCTGCTGGGAGCCGGTTCAGCTACCATCCTGGTCATGTCTCTGTCCATGACCGCCACGCTCATCGGGGAGCAGACG CAAAGTGGAGCCTTTGTTTATGGGTCGATGAGCCTCACAGACAAGGTGGCTAATGGCGTCGGGGTCATCCTCATCCAGAGCATCAGACCATGCAG CACAGAGTCTTGCTGCCCGGCGTGCGTTTGGTTTTATCGTGACGTCATGGCGGCAGTAACTGGGGGCGTGGCCTTGGCTGCAGCAATTTGCCTGTTTTCAATTATCATCCAGCCAATCAAGATACAGAAAAATTAG